CTCCAACACTCCCTCAACGGAATAAAAACCTTGCTTCAGCCCGGCCTACGTTTTGTTTATAAAGACCGCTTCAGCATTCTACATGGACATGTGTCGTCCATGCACTCTTCGTGCCTGTCAATCGTAATATGCGATTTGACGTGTCACCTACCAATCGCAACATGCGTTTAGTGCGTTCTAAGGTGATCAAATGCTGGTCATATCTGCATGTAGGGGACAAGAGATACGTTTCGAGACGTGGTTCTCCCTCCCTGCTAAACGCAACTTGTGTTTTGCTCTGATAGCAGTTTTTTCGTTTTTCGTTTCCATCAAAGCGTAAACTGCATTTGAGGAGATCTGACCATAACAACTCTACATTTGTACATGACACGCCATACACCAATATACCGGCATATCACCATTTATTTATCctttcataaattaattttttattttaaaaacatattaaagatgataaattaaaaattaatttttaatttttttcattactgTTTAAATTCCATTTTTATCACCCAATGGTGTCTTGTCCCCACTCCCCTCCCCGATGCTTGAGGTAGTTCCGGTTAATGCTGACGTGGAAAACGTGGAACTACGCAATGCACCGTGCAAGTGGCACAGCGGTGTAGTTTCTTCAAATTCTAGTGTCAATTTGTTAGCCCCAGCCCAAAATATCTAATCTTTCAAAATGTCTCGAAGTTTCTTCGCACATATCGTATGATCATATCTACCATCTCCCAAGGACCCAAAAAACCAAATCCAGTAACCCGTAAGATattttcctctctctctccctctccatGTTCCTTTTCTCTCTTCCACCACCCAAATTTACGGTTTTATCCTCTCCCATTCATTTATATCCTCGATTTACCCTCTCTCCTCTTTAATTCCCTTATGGAAACACTCTGTTTGGTTTAGCTNNNNNNNNNNNNNNNNNNNNNNNNNNNNNNNNNNNNNNNNNNNNNNNNNNTTGATTTGAGGAGGCAGGCAGGCAGGGGTTCTATTTTCAGCGGTTTGATGAATCGAGAAGGAGGATCCAACGGCGGATCTTGCTACTACGCCGTCCTCGGGATTCGCAGGGATGCCTCCTTCTCTGATATTCGCACTGCATACCGCAAGCTTGCTATGGTAAAGTAAAACCATACGCCgctcttttctctcattcttCCTTCAATTCAAACGTTAATTAATAATAACGTTTTCATTTGGTTGGCTGAGAAGAAGTGGCACCCGGATAAGTGGGCCCGGGACCCTTCCACCGCTGGAGAAGCCAAGCGCCGCTTTCAGCAAATCCAGGAAGCTTACTCAGGTGAGACCTGACACATCATGATTCTTGGCtgttaaattaaattctaatttcgaTTAGGGATTGCTTAATTGATGTGGTTTAAATTTGATAGTTCTTTCGGATCAGTCCAAGAGGTCAATGTACGATGCTGGGCTCTACGATCCATTGGAGGAAGAAGATCAAGTCCGTATTGtttcctttcattttatttttcacacttGTTAGGCAACACTAcgttgagaaaaaaaaatctcgTTTCGGTTTCGAAAACGATGAATACTTTTTTCCCCATCAAAGTATttgcttttctctttttctagCCGTCGTTTTCACAGAAGTAAAATTACGGTTCTAGGCAAGGGCACGGCGCGCATGTTGCTTTAACTCTACCTTTTCCCTCTCTCATTATTTTGATTGGACTCTCTTaagtcttattttttttttaatttggaaaaCTGGACTcccttaattttaatttgggcACAAAACTTGTCTGTTCTTAATCAGGAGTTCTGTGATTTCATGCAAGAGATGATCTCAATGATGAACAATGTTAAGGATGAGGTACTggtttgtttttcacttttataaataaaataagatggtggcttattcaatttattaatttgttGGGGCAAATGTGTGATT
This portion of the Arachis duranensis cultivar V14167 chromosome 6, aradu.V14167.gnm2.J7QH, whole genome shotgun sequence genome encodes:
- the LOC107492198 gene encoding uncharacterized protein LOC107492198 is translated as MNREGGSNGGSCYYAVLGIRRDASFSDIRTAYRKLAMKWHPDKWARDPSTAGEAKRRFQQIQEAYSVLSDQSKRSMYDAGLYDPLEEEDQEFCDFMQEMISMMNNVKDEGDSLEDLQRMFVEMVGGDGVSFDSNQDQTAGKRGRGSGSRGNPAKRTNSRC